The following proteins come from a genomic window of Flavobacteriaceae bacterium MAR_2010_188:
- a CDS encoding Carbohydrate family 9 binding domain-like yields MFKFFPILFILINVYAVSAQKQEVDVTKVYTTQRILNEEAPAIDGMLDEDIWNRVEWGGDFIELEPDENTPPHQQTKFKILYDDKFLYVAIHALDTQPDSIVRRLSRRDGFEGDRVNIAIDSYHDKRTAFIYTTTAAGVKGDEIATNNGEDIDDSYNPIWYTKSAIGEDGWTAEMKIPFTQLRFGKENEQIWGINIFRNIFRKNEVSIWKRIPAGSAGLVSQFGELHGLIDLIPQKQVEIQPFTVGQYQSYPEEKGNPFRDGSDFKVNAGLDAKIGITNDLTLDLTVNPDFGQVEADPAAIALDGFQIFFREQRPFFVENKNIFEFRFADRQDNLFYSRRIGRNPQGFSSVQPGEFEDFPQNTTILGAAKFSGKTKNGWAIGVLESVTAKEFSTINNNGEERRELVEPLTNYFIGRLQKDFNERNTFVGGMFTATNRDNADELQYLRSEAYTGGLDFTHQWYNREYYIGGNFAVSHVQGTPEAIENTQRSLTHLFQRVDASHVEVDPTKTSLTGTGGRLEGGRQGGGNWTYDGRVVWRSPELEVNDVGFLRQADDIRQEANVRYNTLKPFGAFRSLRLGLEQSTAFDFEGNYNRIQYEINGNIQTLKNWFFNFGAAHKPRIYSNTELRGGPRWRYSQENFGYLFVGTDERKKLRTSLGGVISQAKEDNFSLFRIEADVTYQPTNALRISISPEYSKRPSKTQYVTQTSYNESPRYIISSINNETINASIRVNYIINPNLSIQYYGQPFISRGRYSEFKYVTNPIAARLNDRYQLYDDNQIVYSEGSRTYDIDENLDGTVDYRIDNPNFSVVQFRSNLVLRWEYIPGSELFLVWSQGINGLADPRLSLTDGLDNQILNKQPENIFLLKATYRFVL; encoded by the coding sequence ATGTTCAAATTTTTTCCAATCTTATTTATTCTAATAAATGTATATGCTGTTTCTGCGCAGAAGCAGGAAGTTGATGTAACTAAAGTGTATACCACCCAGCGTATCCTTAATGAAGAAGCGCCAGCCATAGATGGGATGCTTGATGAAGATATCTGGAATAGGGTAGAGTGGGGAGGAGATTTTATTGAGTTAGAACCGGATGAGAATACACCACCTCACCAACAAACAAAATTTAAGATACTCTACGACGATAAATTTTTATATGTCGCTATACATGCTCTAGACACCCAACCAGATAGTATTGTAAGGCGGTTGTCAAGACGTGATGGTTTTGAAGGGGATAGGGTCAATATTGCTATAGACAGCTATCATGATAAACGTACTGCCTTTATCTACACTACTACTGCAGCTGGGGTTAAGGGAGATGAAATTGCGACAAATAACGGTGAGGATATCGATGACAGTTATAATCCCATTTGGTATACCAAATCTGCCATAGGCGAGGACGGTTGGACCGCAGAGATGAAGATACCTTTTACCCAACTCCGTTTCGGCAAGGAAAACGAACAGATATGGGGAATCAACATTTTCAGAAACATTTTTAGAAAGAATGAAGTATCCATTTGGAAAAGAATTCCTGCTGGTTCTGCAGGCTTGGTAAGTCAATTTGGTGAACTTCATGGACTAATAGACCTAATTCCTCAGAAACAAGTGGAAATTCAACCTTTTACGGTGGGTCAGTATCAAAGTTACCCGGAGGAGAAGGGAAACCCTTTTAGGGATGGCAGCGATTTTAAGGTCAATGCTGGTCTTGATGCAAAAATTGGTATTACAAATGACTTGACTTTAGACCTTACTGTCAATCCCGACTTTGGGCAGGTAGAAGCTGATCCTGCGGCAATTGCATTAGACGGTTTTCAAATCTTCTTTAGAGAACAACGGCCGTTTTTTGTTGAGAATAAGAATATTTTTGAGTTTAGGTTTGCAGACAGACAGGACAACCTTTTTTATAGCAGGCGCATCGGTAGAAATCCACAAGGTTTCAGCAGTGTTCAGCCAGGTGAATTTGAAGATTTTCCCCAGAACACGACGATTTTGGGAGCCGCAAAGTTCTCAGGAAAGACTAAAAATGGATGGGCCATTGGAGTATTGGAAAGCGTAACGGCCAAAGAATTTTCGACGATAAATAATAATGGAGAAGAGCGAAGAGAATTAGTGGAACCCCTTACGAATTATTTCATTGGAAGGTTGCAAAAGGATTTTAATGAACGAAATACCTTTGTTGGTGGCATGTTTACAGCTACCAACCGTGATAACGCTGATGAATTACAATATCTCAGATCTGAGGCCTACACCGGAGGTCTAGATTTTACCCATCAATGGTATAATAGGGAATATTATATAGGAGGAAACTTCGCCGTGAGTCACGTGCAAGGTACACCCGAAGCAATCGAGAATACCCAGCGCTCACTAACGCATCTTTTTCAAAGGGTGGATGCCTCCCACGTTGAGGTAGACCCAACTAAAACTTCACTAACTGGTACTGGTGGCCGCTTAGAAGGAGGCAGACAAGGGGGTGGCAATTGGACCTATGATGGTAGAGTGGTTTGGCGTTCTCCAGAACTAGAAGTCAACGATGTAGGTTTTCTACGTCAAGCAGATGACATAAGGCAAGAGGCAAATGTTAGATATAATACTTTAAAACCTTTTGGGGCATTTAGGAGCTTGCGCTTAGGCCTTGAACAATCTACAGCATTCGATTTTGAGGGTAATTATAATAGAATTCAATATGAGATAAATGGCAATATACAAACATTAAAAAACTGGTTCTTTAATTTTGGGGCAGCTCATAAACCAAGAATATATTCAAACACAGAATTAAGAGGAGGTCCAAGATGGCGTTATTCCCAAGAAAATTTTGGATATCTTTTTGTAGGTACAGATGAGCGAAAAAAGTTGAGGACAAGTTTGGGTGGCGTTATCTCACAGGCTAAAGAAGATAATTTCTCGTTGTTTAGAATAGAAGCAGACGTTACCTACCAGCCTACAAATGCCCTTCGGATTTCCATTAGTCCAGAATATAGTAAGAGGCCTAGCAAAACACAGTATGTTACTCAAACCTCCTATAATGAATCGCCTAGATATATTATTTCATCGATAAATAATGAAACCATTAATGCTTCCATAAGAGTAAATTATATTATCAATCCTAATCTTTCAATCCAATATTACGGACAGCCTTTTATCTCAAGGGGGAGATACTCAGAATTTAAGTATGTTACCAATCCTATTGCAGCGCGTCTTAACGACAGGTATCAACTATATGATGATAATCAAATTGTTTATTCAGAAGGAAGTAGAACATATGATATCGATGAGAATTTAGACGGCACAGTGGATTATAGAATTGATAATCCAAACTTTTCGGTAGTGCAATTTAGATCCAATTTAGTCTTACGATGGGAATATATTCCAGGTTCTGAATTATTTTTAGTTTGGTCACAAGGAATTAATGGACTTGCAGACCCTAGATTGTCACTCACCGATGGTCTCGACAATCAAATCTTAAACAAACAGCCTGAGAATATTTTCTTGTTGAAGGCAACTTATAGGTTTGTACTCTAG
- a CDS encoding LSU ribosomal protein L13P produces MGEECQIYPYQCGFINIFSVDTLSYRTVSANKATVNKEWVLVDADGHNLGRLASKVAILLRGKHKTNFTPHVDCGDNVIVVNADKINLTGKKWTDKSYIRHTGYPGGQKSLTSREVFDKNPASLIEKSVKGMLPKNKLGAELFRNLNVVVGGEHKYEAQKPKTININEMI; encoded by the coding sequence TTGGGAGAGGAATGTCAAATCTACCCGTACCAATGCGGGTTTATAAATATTTTTAGTGTGGATACATTAAGTTACAGAACAGTTTCGGCCAATAAGGCGACTGTAAATAAGGAATGGGTTTTGGTTGATGCCGACGGACACAATTTAGGGCGTTTAGCTTCTAAAGTGGCTATCTTATTAAGAGGAAAACACAAAACCAACTTTACACCTCACGTTGATTGTGGAGACAATGTTATCGTTGTTAACGCAGATAAAATCAACTTAACAGGAAAGAAATGGACTGATAAGTCTTATATAAGACACACCGGATATCCTGGCGGGCAAAAATCATTAACTTCTCGTGAAGTATTTGATAAAAACCCAGCTAGCTTAATAGAAAAGTCTGTAAAAGGGATGTTGCCTAAGAATAAATTGGGCGCAGAACTTTTCCGTAATCTAAATGTAGTTGTTGGCGGCGAGCACAAATATGAGGCTCAAAAACCTAAGACTATTAACATAAACGAAATGATATAA
- a CDS encoding translation elongation factor Ts (EF-Ts) encodes MTKITAAEVNKLRQTTGAGMMDCKKALVEADGDFDKAIEVLRKKGQKVAANRADRESTEGAAIAKVNDDNTVGVAIVLGCETDFVGKNESFVKLAEDLAELALKYDSKEAFLEADFNGLSVSDKLIEQTGVIGEKLEINAFEKVEAPFVGSYIHAGNKIATLVGLSTKAKGADVVAKDVAMQVAAMNPIALNEEGVDASTIDKEIEIAKDQLRAEGKPEAMLDNIAKGKLNRFFKDNTLVNQDFIKDSKQSVSQYVQTIGKDVKVTDYKRVALG; translated from the coding sequence ATGACTAAAATAACAGCAGCAGAAGTTAACAAACTAAGACAAACCACCGGAGCCGGGATGATGGATTGCAAAAAAGCTTTAGTAGAAGCAGACGGCGATTTTGACAAGGCGATTGAAGTACTTCGTAAAAAAGGTCAAAAAGTTGCTGCAAACAGAGCTGATAGAGAGTCTACTGAAGGCGCTGCCATTGCAAAAGTAAATGACGATAACACCGTTGGTGTAGCAATCGTTTTAGGTTGTGAGACTGATTTCGTTGGTAAAAATGAAAGCTTTGTAAAGTTAGCTGAAGATTTGGCGGAGCTTGCTCTTAAATACGATAGCAAAGAAGCTTTTCTGGAAGCAGACTTTAATGGGTTGAGCGTTTCTGACAAATTGATCGAGCAAACTGGAGTTATTGGTGAGAAATTAGAAATCAATGCGTTTGAAAAAGTTGAAGCTCCTTTTGTTGGTTCATATATCCACGCAGGAAATAAAATTGCAACTTTAGTTGGTCTATCCACTAAAGCTAAAGGTGCTGATGTTGTTGCGAAGGACGTGGCGATGCAAGTTGCTGCAATGAACCCGATTGCATTAAACGAAGAAGGTGTAGATGCTTCTACCATCGATAAGGAAATTGAAATCGCTAAAGATCAATTACGTGCAGAAGGAAAGCCAGAGGCTATGTTAGACAACATCGCAAAAGGTAAGTTGAATAGATTCTTTAAAGACAATACGTTAGTTAACCAAGATTTCATTAAGGATAGCAAACAAAGTGTTTCTCAATATGTTCAAACGATTGGTAAAGACGTAAAAGTTACCGATTACAAGCGTGTAGCCTTAGGTTAA
- a CDS encoding SSU ribosomal protein S2P encodes MRVEIKELLDAGVHFGHLTRKWDPNMAPYIYMERNGIHIINLYKTAAKIEETNAALSKIAASGKKILFVATKKQAKEIVADKAAGVNMPYITERWPGGMLTNFITIRKAVKKMASIDRMKKDGTFDSLSKKEKLQIDRQRAKLEKNLGSISDMTRLPGALFVVDIKREHIAIKEAQKLNIPIFAMVDTNSDPRQVDYLIPSNDDASKSIEKIMTLVTDAVADGLADRKSEKSEKSEKEGKSDKPRVKKSEKSEKKEDKKEEKKSDKPKAAAKKKAAVSDEEE; translated from the coding sequence TTGAGAGTAGAAATCAAAGAATTATTGGATGCAGGTGTGCACTTTGGCCACCTTACAAGAAAGTGGGACCCAAACATGGCTCCTTACATTTATATGGAACGTAACGGTATCCATATCATCAACCTTTACAAAACAGCAGCAAAAATTGAAGAAACCAATGCAGCATTGAGTAAAATCGCTGCGTCTGGAAAGAAAATCCTTTTTGTTGCAACCAAAAAACAGGCTAAAGAAATCGTTGCGGACAAAGCTGCGGGAGTGAATATGCCTTACATCACTGAAAGATGGCCTGGTGGAATGCTTACCAACTTCATTACTATTAGAAAAGCGGTTAAGAAAATGGCTTCTATCGATAGAATGAAAAAAGATGGTACGTTCGATTCTTTATCTAAGAAAGAAAAACTTCAGATTGACCGTCAAAGAGCTAAGCTAGAAAAGAATTTAGGTTCTATTAGCGACATGACCCGTTTACCTGGTGCGCTTTTCGTGGTGGATATTAAGCGTGAGCACATCGCGATTAAAGAAGCCCAAAAATTAAATATTCCAATCTTTGCGATGGTAGATACAAATTCTGACCCACGTCAAGTAGATTATTTAATTCCTTCTAATGACGATGCATCTAAATCGATTGAAAAAATCATGACTTTGGTTACTGATGCAGTAGCAGATGGATTGGCAGATCGTAAATCAGAGAAATCAGAGAAATCAGAGAAAGAAGGAAAATCTGATAAGCCTAGAGTGAAGAAGTCTGAAAAATCTGAAAAGAAAGAAGACAAAAAAGAAGAGAAAAAATCTGATAAGCCAAAAGCAGCAGCTAAGAAAAAAGCTGCAGTTTCTGACGAAGAAGAATAA
- a CDS encoding Ferritin-like domain-containing protein yields MKKNVVKVHHPMDNSSNQRRRFLKLSGMALAGTGLLVACSNDDDGGMRNPDGNVFDLGSGDLGILNYAYALEQLEADFYTKVVNGSYWSGAADEEKQILQDLYNHEVNHREFFSAAISAAVGADMSLKLPTLEFDYGGLNFNDRASVLGTAKVLEDTGVAAYNGAGQFISNPDYLVLAGKIVSVEARHAAAIRDLLNPGSADFAGDDQLDSNGLDKALKPAAILDAVGATGFIVTPFTATSLRNL; encoded by the coding sequence ATGAAAAAGAATGTAGTCAAAGTCCATCACCCCATGGACAATTCTTCTAACCAAAGAAGAAGGTTTTTGAAATTAAGCGGAATGGCATTAGCGGGGACTGGTTTGCTAGTTGCTTGTAGTAATGACGACGATGGAGGGATGAGAAATCCTGACGGAAATGTTTTTGATCTTGGATCAGGAGACTTAGGTATTCTTAACTATGCTTATGCTCTAGAACAATTAGAAGCAGATTTCTATACTAAGGTTGTAAATGGATCTTATTGGTCCGGTGCGGCTGATGAAGAAAAACAAATTTTACAAGACTTATATAACCACGAAGTAAATCATCGTGAATTCTTTAGTGCTGCTATTTCTGCAGCTGTCGGAGCAGACATGTCATTAAAGTTACCAACCCTAGAATTTGATTACGGTGGATTAAACTTTAACGACAGAGCATCTGTATTAGGTACTGCTAAAGTGCTTGAGGATACAGGAGTTGCGGCTTATAATGGTGCTGGACAGTTTATTTCTAACCCAGATTACTTGGTTCTTGCAGGAAAAATTGTTTCTGTTGAAGCACGTCACGCAGCAGCTATTAGAGATTTATTGAATCCAGGATCAGCTGATTTCGCTGGCGACGATCAATTAGATAGCAATGGATTAGATAAAGCTTTAAAACCTGCTGCAATTTTAGATGCAGTTGGAGCTACAGGCTTTATTGTTACCCCATTCACTGCAACAAGTTTAAGAAACCTATAA
- a CDS encoding beta-aspartyl-peptidase (threonine type), translated as MNTISMAIHGGAGTLVKGMMTPELEKQYKDALKKALDQSYKILEDGGSATDAVEKAVVILEDCHLFNAGKGSVFTADETHEMDAAIMEGKNLNAGAVSLIHGIKNPVLLARDVMEKSEFVMLAGEGAMQFAKTQDYKIEDASYFYDEFRHKQWLQYKGSDSMQLDHSFVKDEKFGTVGAVACDKQGNIAAATSTGGMTNKKWGRIGDTPMIGVGNYANNKTCAVSCTGSGEYFIRSVVAYDVSCLMEFKGLSLKDAADQSIHVRLKELKGDGGLIAVDAQGNIAMPFNTEGMYRACKSSNGEELLAIYND; from the coding sequence ATGAACACGATTTCAATGGCAATTCACGGTGGAGCTGGCACTTTGGTTAAAGGTATGATGACACCCGAACTCGAAAAACAATATAAAGATGCTCTTAAAAAAGCATTGGACCAATCCTATAAAATCCTTGAAGATGGTGGCTCTGCTACCGACGCGGTAGAAAAAGCGGTTGTTATCTTAGAAGATTGCCATCTTTTTAATGCGGGTAAAGGAAGTGTATTTACAGCAGACGAAACCCATGAGATGGATGCCGCCATTATGGAAGGTAAAAATCTAAACGCTGGGGCGGTTTCGTTGATTCATGGAATTAAGAATCCGGTTCTGTTGGCAAGAGACGTTATGGAAAAAAGCGAGTTCGTAATGCTCGCTGGAGAAGGCGCAATGCAATTTGCCAAAACTCAAGATTATAAAATTGAAGATGCCTCTTATTTCTACGATGAATTTAGACATAAACAATGGCTTCAATATAAAGGAAGCGATTCTATGCAATTGGACCATTCTTTTGTGAAGGATGAGAAATTTGGGACTGTGGGTGCAGTAGCTTGTGATAAACAGGGCAATATTGCCGCGGCTACTTCAACTGGCGGTATGACCAATAAAAAATGGGGAAGAATAGGTGATACCCCGATGATTGGTGTGGGTAATTACGCCAACAACAAAACTTGTGCGGTGTCTTGTACTGGTAGCGGTGAATACTTTATCCGCAGTGTCGTTGCTTATGATGTTTCTTGCCTTATGGAATTTAAAGGTCTAAGCTTAAAAGATGCTGCGGATCAATCCATCCATGTTAGGCTCAAAGAATTAAAAGGTGATGGTGGTTTAATCGCTGTGGATGCACAAGGAAATATCGCGATGCCATTTAATACCGAAGGTATGTACAGAGCTTGTAAATCCTCGAATGGTGAGGAACTTCTCGCTATTTATAACGACTAG
- a CDS encoding SSU ribosomal protein S9P, with translation MEVIHKIGRRKTAVARVYVSQGSGNITINKKDLAVYFPTATLQYKVNQPLNLTENKDTFDVSINVFGGGITGQAEAIRLALSRAMCEVDAENRLILKPEGLLTRDPRMVERKKFGQKKARKKFQFSKR, from the coding sequence ATGGAAGTAATTCACAAAATTGGTCGTAGAAAGACCGCCGTTGCTCGTGTCTATGTTTCTCAAGGTAGTGGTAACATCACTATCAACAAAAAGGATTTAGCTGTATACTTCCCAACTGCTACACTACAGTACAAAGTAAACCAGCCTTTAAACTTGACAGAAAACAAAGATACTTTTGATGTTTCTATCAATGTATTTGGCGGTGGAATCACCGGTCAAGCAGAAGCTATTAGACTTGCACTTTCTCGTGCTATGTGCGAAGTAGATGCTGAGAACAGATTGATCTTAAAGCCAGAAGGACTTCTTACCAGAGATCCAAGAATGGTTGAGCGTAAAAAATTCGGTCAGAAGAAAGCTCGTAAGAAATTCCAGTTCTCTAAACGTTAG
- a CDS encoding Ferritin-like domain-containing protein, with protein MNIIKFLDEFTNEGLLEKTTSRRGLMNSLGSFSKRAALAAVPFGLAGASSKLYAQSANGDPIAALQLALTLEYLEAEFYNMGTVSGGIVETQGSAAEQTTFRQIAKHENQHVAFLQGALGADSIDSPMFDFTVGGAFDPFNEDSNVPAETSYAQFLALAQAFEDTGVRAYKGQAGNLMGNDALLTAGLQIHSVEARHASQVRRIRGLKGWITRNERGAGMPEATQDVYNGEENIMQGGLDVTSLGSGSPFTVDASTQAYDEILTGDEAVDIASLFITS; from the coding sequence ATGAATATTATAAAATTTTTAGACGAGTTTACGAACGAAGGTCTATTGGAAAAAACGACATCAAGAAGGGGTTTAATGAACTCTCTTGGTTCATTTAGTAAAAGAGCAGCATTAGCAGCAGTTCCTTTTGGACTTGCCGGAGCTAGCAGCAAATTATATGCACAGAGCGCTAATGGTGACCCTATCGCAGCTTTACAATTGGCCCTTACCTTAGAATATCTAGAAGCAGAATTCTACAATATGGGAACAGTGAGTGGCGGAATTGTAGAAACTCAAGGATCTGCAGCAGAACAAACAACGTTTAGGCAAATCGCTAAGCATGAAAACCAGCACGTTGCATTTTTACAAGGTGCATTAGGAGCAGATTCAATTGACTCACCAATGTTCGATTTTACAGTTGGTGGTGCATTTGATCCTTTCAATGAGGATTCTAACGTACCTGCTGAAACATCTTATGCACAGTTTTTGGCTTTAGCGCAAGCTTTTGAAGATACAGGAGTAAGAGCATACAAAGGACAAGCTGGTAATCTTATGGGCAATGACGCATTATTGACCGCGGGACTTCAGATTCATTCTGTTGAAGCAAGACATGCTTCACAAGTTAGAAGAATAAGAGGTCTTAAAGGGTGGATTACTCGTAACGAAAGAGGAGCTGGAATGCCAGAAGCAACACAAGATGTTTATAATGGTGAAGAAAACATTATGCAAGGTGGATTAGATGTAACTTCTCTAGGAAGCGGCTCGCCATTTACTGTTGATGCCTCAACCCAAGCTTATGATGAAATACTCACAGGAGATGAAGCCGTAGATATTGCAAGCTTATTTATTACATCTTAA
- a CDS encoding DNA polymerase I: MSDKKRLFLVDAYALIFRGYYALIKNPRINSKGQDTSAIMGFMNSLLDVIKRERPDHLAVCFDKGGSADRVEMYEEYKANRLETPEAITNAIPYICDILKAMHIPIMVKEGYEADDVIGTLSRQAEKEGYATFMVTPDKDFAQLVTECVFMYRPIFGGGYEVWGIPEVKKKFGVERPEQVIDFLGMMGDSSDNIPGLPGVGEKTAKKFIKDFGSMEALLANTDKLKGKMKEKIEENKELGLLSKQLATIMLDVPVVFHAEDFELDHPDLDAVAKIFDELEFRRLKDNFIKTFTENATATSGLSSNGNGSAPSQEVFTNDSSNAGSGQFSLFGGDDQKLESLGSDRKTAETTSHFYQTIMPGLSTKLFLKSLLSQKSVCFDTETTSLNPIEAQLVGIAFSWEAGKGFYLPFPENKDEAQELIELIRPFFEDEKIEKIGQNLKYDIKVLRKYNIKVKGKLFDTMLAHYLINPDMRHNMEVLAETYLNYSPISIESLIGKKGKNQKSMRDVDLKLQTEYAVEDADITFQLKEHFEKELGDANTHKLFEEIEIPLLKVLADMELEGINLDKDFLNSLSKDLDKDIISLEKKIYDDAGEEFNIGSPKQLGIILFEKLKLVDKPKKTKTGQYSTAEDVLSYLAKDHAIIQHILDYRGLSKLKSTYVDALPGQIEPSTGRVHTDYMQTVAATGRLSSNNPNLQNIPIRTERGRQVRKAFIPKNDDYILLAADYSQIELRIIAALSDEKTMIEAFKNGEDIHASTASKVFDIPLNEVTREQRSNAKTVNFGIIYGVSAFGLSNQTDLSRAESKDLIDTYYATYPQLRNYISDQVQFARENGYVQTLLGRRRYLKDINSRNGVVRGAAERNAVNAPIQGSAADIIKIAMINIKDKLDSGDFRTKMLLQVHDELVFDVYKPELEMVKEIIKLEMENAYKLSVPLDVTVDTGDNWLEAH, encoded by the coding sequence ATGTCAGATAAAAAACGCCTTTTCCTTGTCGATGCCTATGCCTTAATTTTTAGAGGATATTACGCACTGATCAAGAATCCAAGAATCAATTCCAAAGGCCAGGATACTTCTGCAATCATGGGATTTATGAATTCTCTTCTCGATGTTATTAAACGAGAACGTCCAGACCATTTAGCGGTATGTTTTGATAAAGGCGGAAGTGCTGACCGGGTAGAGATGTACGAGGAGTACAAAGCTAATCGACTTGAAACGCCTGAAGCAATTACCAATGCCATTCCATATATATGCGATATCCTTAAAGCGATGCATATACCAATTATGGTAAAAGAGGGGTATGAAGCAGATGATGTTATAGGAACACTTTCGAGGCAAGCCGAAAAAGAAGGCTATGCTACGTTTATGGTAACACCAGATAAGGATTTCGCGCAGTTGGTTACCGAGTGCGTTTTTATGTACCGTCCTATTTTTGGTGGGGGATACGAAGTTTGGGGAATCCCAGAAGTGAAGAAAAAGTTTGGGGTCGAACGACCAGAACAAGTAATTGACTTTTTGGGAATGATGGGAGATTCTTCCGATAATATTCCGGGTCTGCCGGGAGTTGGCGAAAAGACTGCTAAGAAGTTTATCAAGGATTTTGGCTCGATGGAGGCTCTTCTTGCAAATACCGATAAGTTAAAGGGCAAAATGAAGGAGAAAATCGAGGAGAACAAAGAACTCGGTCTGTTGTCTAAACAGTTGGCTACGATTATGCTAGATGTTCCAGTTGTTTTTCACGCTGAAGATTTTGAACTAGACCACCCAGATTTGGACGCTGTAGCCAAGATTTTCGACGAATTGGAGTTTAGAAGATTAAAGGACAACTTTATAAAAACCTTTACAGAGAATGCCACTGCTACTTCTGGTCTTTCTTCAAACGGAAATGGCTCAGCTCCCTCGCAAGAAGTTTTCACCAACGATTCTTCTAATGCCGGTTCCGGACAATTTTCACTATTTGGAGGCGATGATCAAAAATTGGAAAGTTTGGGAAGCGATAGGAAAACAGCTGAAACGACTTCTCATTTTTATCAGACCATTATGCCAGGGCTTTCAACCAAACTATTTTTGAAAAGTCTGCTCTCTCAAAAAAGCGTTTGTTTTGATACTGAAACTACCAGTTTAAATCCTATCGAAGCACAGCTAGTTGGTATCGCATTTTCATGGGAAGCTGGCAAAGGGTTCTACCTTCCTTTTCCAGAAAACAAAGATGAAGCTCAAGAACTGATAGAATTGATTAGACCATTTTTTGAAGATGAGAAAATCGAGAAAATTGGGCAAAACCTTAAATACGATATAAAAGTTCTTAGAAAATATAATATTAAGGTGAAGGGCAAACTCTTCGATACCATGCTTGCGCATTATCTCATCAATCCGGATATGCGTCATAATATGGAAGTCCTTGCCGAGACCTATCTTAATTATTCTCCTATCAGTATCGAAAGTTTGATCGGGAAGAAAGGTAAAAATCAAAAATCGATGCGGGATGTAGATTTAAAGCTGCAGACAGAATATGCGGTGGAAGATGCAGATATCACCTTTCAACTTAAAGAACATTTTGAAAAAGAATTAGGCGATGCGAACACCCATAAACTTTTTGAGGAAATAGAAATTCCTTTATTAAAGGTACTTGCCGATATGGAGCTAGAAGGAATTAATCTCGACAAAGATTTTTTGAATAGTTTATCCAAAGATTTAGATAAGGATATCATTTCACTTGAAAAGAAAATCTATGATGATGCTGGTGAAGAATTCAACATTGGTTCTCCAAAGCAATTAGGAATTATACTTTTCGAAAAATTGAAATTGGTCGATAAACCGAAGAAAACTAAAACCGGACAATATTCTACGGCAGAAGATGTGCTTTCCTATCTTGCGAAGGACCACGCAATCATTCAACATATACTGGATTATCGTGGCCTAAGTAAATTGAAAAGCACTTACGTTGATGCTTTGCCTGGACAAATTGAACCGAGTACAGGCCGAGTTCATACCGATTATATGCAAACAGTAGCCGCCACAGGAAGACTGAGTAGCAATAATCCAAACCTTCAAAATATACCAATTAGGACGGAAAGAGGAAGACAGGTCAGAAAGGCCTTCATCCCTAAAAATGATGACTATATATTATTGGCGGCAGATTATTCCCAAATTGAATTGCGCATTATTGCCGCTTTGAGCGACGAAAAAACAATGATTGAAGCCTTTAAAAATGGGGAAGACATCCATGCTTCAACAGCTTCAAAAGTATTTGATATTCCTCTAAACGAAGTTACTAGAGAACAGCGGAGCAATGCAAAGACCGTAAATTTCGGAATTATATATGGTGTGTCGGCATTCGGACTTAGTAACCAGACCGATCTTTCTAGAGCAGAATCCAAAGATCTTATCGACACTTACTACGCGACCTATCCTCAACTCAGAAATTATATCTCGGACCAAGTTCAATTTGCCAGAGAAAACGGTTACGTCCAAACGCTTTTAGGAAGAAGACGTTACTTAAAAGATATAAACTCCAGAAATGGAGTGGTTAGAGGTGCAGCAGAAAGAAATGCTGTGAACGCACCAATACAAGGTAGTGCCGCAGATATTATCAAGATTGCCATGATAAATATTAAAGATAAGCTCGATTCTGGTGATTTTAGGACCAAAATGTTACTACAAGTACACGATGAATTGGTGTTTGATGTCTATAAACCTGAATTAGAAATGGTTAAAGAAATCATAAAGTTAGAGATGGAAAATGCTTATAAATTATCTGTCCCGCTAGACGTGACGGTAGATACAGGCGATAATTGGCTAGAAGCCCATTAG